The window AACTTGAAATAAGGAAACAACAATCGGGAAATATAAACTTACATGACATTCTAGGAGAGGCCGAGGACTTTCCCCGTAGCGATATCAATGTCAATGTCGAAGAAACAAGGTCGAGTTGGAAGGCCGGGCATCGTACTCATTGTTCCTACTAGAGGGTATATGAAACCAGCCCCAATGCTAGCCCTCACATCTCTGATCGGAAGCACAAATCCACTTGGAGCACCCTTTTGAGATGGGATGTGCGAGAATGAGTACTGGGTTTTCGCCATGCAAATTGGTAAACCAGAAAACCCTTGCTTACTGTACATCTTAATCTGCTTCTCCGCCTTTCGATGAAAGCAATAACTGTGTCAGCAAGGATTCTCAAGAACTTGAAACCCAAAAGTAACGTGCATGGCATTGATCAGATAAAAAACTTTAATTCCTATGTCCAGTTAACAAGGACTAACATTCAACTGTCAGATGTGGAGCTATGGTAACATGGTCCATAAGTTTACTAAAACAGAAGGCATAGGAATGCGCTCAATTAGTTTTTTATGTGGAGATTCTCACCTTTGCCTCTACAATTATGGTTCCAGCAATTGTAATTACTAGGGAATAATAGGATCGAAAAAGGATTACCTGTTCGGAGTACTCAACACCAGAGGCACCATATGACTTAGCAATCGCCTCGATTTTCTCCTTTATACCAATGTCCAAAGGATATAAGAAGTTCAACGTCTGTGATTGACTTTCACATGCTCTTTGAACTGCAGTCCCAAGGTCAACCTGGACATTTTGGAAATGGCGATGAGAATGAGAACTTAGATAACATTACATTAAACTCTAACGATGCTGATACACGGGCAAGAGAAATGAGGGAAATCAATTTACTATACCAGACACAAGATTAGTCGTATAAGCAACTGAAAGCACAAGGTGACACGACCAAACATTCGGGAAAATAAATTGATGATGGTATGATCATGTGAAATGAGATGAAGTGGTTGCTAAAGACGGTACATGGATAAGTGCTTTATTTAGTACTTCAAAATTAAAGGTGCACAAAGCAATCCTGATCACCAAAGCTCCACTGGAAATGTTATATAAATGATTATGGAAAAGAGGTTATGATATGCAATCATACAACACTGCTAAGTAATTGATAGTTTAGACAGAAAAAAGATGCAAGAAACAGTAAGGAGAAGTACACAGGAAGCATGCGGAACAGCAATTGGAGTCTAGAGTAAGTTTGTGGAGAAAGAAACAACAGGCTTAAGTAAAACATCTATAATTTCATGCCTGAAATTATAATGGGAAACCTATCAGAAGCCACTTAATATTTCAATTAGCACAGTCGTAAACAAGAATGTTCCTTAAAAAAATTTAACAATGCTATCAAACCAGCTTTTTGAGCATTTATACAATATAGATAGACCAAACCAAAAAAGGACAATAAAGATGATAAGTTAGTACAAACCGCTCCTTTTCCGCCATGAGCATGATGAGTGCATACAACAGCATCAAAAGCACCAGCTGCTAAAGCTGCAGTTCTAACTGCATTCATCTCAGCATCAGTATCGGTCGCAAATTTATTGATCGCAACTACAACGTTCACTCCATATGCCTTAGTATTTGAAATATGTCTAGAAAGGTTTACACAACCAGCCTCAACAAGGGCAACATTTTCAGTTATGTAAGCACGGTCCAGGGGCTTTCCAGCAACAACTTCAGGTCCACCCCCATGCATTTTAAGGGCTCTTATAGTTGCCACAATAATAGCACATTGTGGCACCAAACCACTGTACCTGCATTTTATATTCATGAACTTTTCTGTGCCAATATCAGAACCGAAACCTGCCTCTGTGACTACAAAACCACCCTTTCCAACCAGCTTAAGGGCAATTTTATCAGCCACTATTGAAGAATTTCCATGAGCAATATTGGCAAAAGGTCCAGCATGAACAAGGACAGGAGTTCCCTCAAGAGTCTGCATTAGGGTAGGGTTGATGGCATCTTTCATTAGTACAGTTAGAGCACCTCCAACACCTAGATCATCTGCAGTTATTGGTTCACCAGCATTGCTGTTGCCTATTACCATTCTTCCAAGCCTTTCCCTCATTTCTGCAAGAGAGGTAGTAAGAGCTAATACAGCCATGATTTCACTAGCCACTGCAATATCAAACCCTGTTTCTCTGATCATCCCCTTCTCCTCAGGACCTTGTCCAACCGTAATTTTTCTTAGGAATCGGTCATTGACATCCATGACCCTTCTCCAGGTAATGGAATCTGGGTCAATATCAAGCCTAACAAATCTTTTGACTTCATCAGGCGTAAGCTCATCTGGATTGGTCTTTGAAATACCGAGCTTTTGTAGACGCCTGAACATAACATTGGCAAAGGTTCGTTTCCCTTCTTTATTTGGTGGGCATAATCTATTAAACAGAGCTTTGTCTGACTGAGATGCCTCATGGAATATCCGGGTATCTATAGCAGCAGCAAGAAGATTATTTGCAGCTGTGATTGCATGAATATCTCCTGTTAGATGAAGATTGAACTCATCCATAGGGATAACCTGACTGTAACCACCTCCAGCAGCACCCCCTTTTATTCCAAAAGTTGGCCCTTGTGATGGTTGACGGAGACAAGTGACAACCTGATTATAGAGAGACAAAAGTAAATTAAGTTTATAAAACAAATGATCTTAGAAAACAAGAATGGCTATTGAAGGTGACAATGTTTTATCATGGTAAGAGGATCATATTTGAAGCAACACTATCAGACAATATCGATGGCAGACACTGACCAGGATAAGTGTGATCGTAGAAGCACATGAAAGAATAAAattaacatctttttttttttctttttgatgaaTCCATAATTTAAGCCACCTGATCCATTTCTAATGAATTCTTTTTCTTTAAGTTTAAACTAGTATAATCCAGAATAATCAAagcaacttagaaactcattctgtTCTGATTAACAATTGCATAAAAATTGTCTATAAAGACAAACAGTAGCTTATTCTTGGAGCAAGCATCTGCTGAGTAATATTAGAAAAATGCACCTATAGCATGGAAAGAGAAAGTTCTATCAAAGAAGAGGATTATAGAGATTGCAGCATTAACTTTTCAAACAGCGGCAGCAATATCAGCCACACTTAGGATCTGAACAATTTAAGATGTAACTGTAGCACATATAACCTGTGGAAGACAGCACAAaataatgttttcttttcttatgatgaTATTCTGTCATAGAGAACAATTATAGCACACAAACATGAGTCCTATCAAGTATAGGTGTCAAGGTGACTCAGATGATTGAATTTTACAGCCACGAGGTAAAATACCAAAGACTTCACCAGAGCAACCACTTTCAGAAGGCCTGGAATAATGAAtaaattataaaacaaaataTAAGGGCATCATTATCCATTTAAATTTTGGAATTTGTGCTTGAGATGTGACTTTTTCGAGCTTTCTATGTGGACAAAAATTGCTTGCATACCCTTACAAAAGATCTAATCTCAAGAATTATccaatgaaaagaaaatatatgtACCATCCCTCCAAATTTCAATAAGTATCTTAGTAAGGGTTGTATATAAAAAAAACTAGTTCATTTATGCTAAATTCATGCATATAATCCCCTAAAAACATATTCATCATAGTGTCTTATTTTAGAGGAATATCACATATTTTTCATCTTTCAATGGGTTAATACAATTATCAACATCTAAAGGTTACAAAGAAATAGCCACTATATTAATGTTAAATGGCCCAACCATTAGACTACATTACACTCTAAATCTTCAAGGTCTGAAGCGATCAAGACCTGTAGAAATCAATGTCATCAAATGTGTACAATAGTTACTACATATGCCATGAAGATGTCAGAAGGCCCAAATTAACATAGGTAAGGGTCAGTAACAAAGTATGAGAGATCAATGCAGGCAGTTGTCACATAATTTGTTGCCTCGTGATCAGTCAGTTTCTGTAAGCAAATCAAGATATCACAGTTCATGTTTACGAGCCCTCTCTTTAACCAATTCAAACATGACTTATGAAAAAATTGCAATAATGACTTAGGTCCAAGGCTTATGATGTTATGCAGTTTCAGTTTCAACCATGAGTTTGCAACTCAGCCAAGACCTTACGAGTTCAGATTCAGTGATCTCAGCTGCTTCAACTATCTCAAATAGCTTGAGGCAGTTTCagctgaaaattattttcaaaaagcaTTATATATCTTAATTAAAGAATTGATAACAATACTAACAGATGGTTtctgatgaaatatttttttgttcaataaataattttatttcaaaCAGCTGCTCAATATTTTTTTGTTGCTCTGCCAAGTCCATTAATAGTTTACGGAGATCTGTTTAAAACTTTAAGAAATTACATGCATTCCACTAGAATTATCTTATGACCAATACATCTTATTAAAATTATGCATTTTATACTTGTAAGATGATATATCATGCATCTATAGAATACAGATCTTCTAACTGCAAGATACAGTGAGCCATAGTGAATGATcacaataacaaagatcatgGAACCAGTATCAAACTACAAATGCTAATAAAAATAATTCATAGTAAATTATTGCCAATCATGTATGTCTTAAGATCATAAGTACCACATACAGTTATCAGGTGATGTAATTTACTAAGATGGTATACAGTAATTTCAACTGAAACTCATGTGTTTTGGGCTGAAAAGGGATGAAACTCTGCAATTATGATGGTTTTAGATCAGCCAAGGCTGAGACCAACCCACCTCAATTGAAACAGATCTATTTATAATCAACAATTAAAACTTGAACATTTTAAATCAAAACTAATAATAGCATCATAAAAATGTCAAgtctaatagaaaagaaaaactcAAGACAGGGATAAATAAGATAACCAAACATCAATTTGCTACACCACCATAATTTATGTCCTGAATCAGCTCATCATTATCAAATGAAAAATCAAAGCTCAACCTAATTGGCTCAACCTCGTGCTTCAGAATTTACAAATGGGGATAATGTATCCATGTTGAGAAAAATTAGGTGCTGTTCAAGCTACTTTGACAAAAAATAATGGCTGGACTGTGTAACAGCAAATAGAAGGGCAAAATCTAGAAAATAAAAAGAGGAGTGAGTTTTGTATTAGGAAAAATTGAAAAGAGGTTTTTAAAGATCTGttgcttaaaaaaaaagaaaaaggcccATCCTTAAAAGAAATATCATAAAACAGTAGTCACTAGCCAAAAGGATTCTCCTTACTACATAACTGATGTACTTTGCACCAAGTTTCAAAACAGGAAAAAAAACAATATGAATTGATATTTTCTTGACAGGAAAAATTAGAACCAGAATCAGGAGGATGTGGAATGTGGAACCGGCCAATTATAAAAAAGAACAGCCAGTTTATTAAACCTTGTCTGTAACTCATTCTATCACTTCAAATAATGAAAATAGAAGATTGACTAAACTTCTTGTTTTCCTACAGTTGCATCTTAATTTTACCGTGTGCTTGAGTCCTCTATGACTATATCAGATTTTTCTCAATGAGAACAATGGAATACTTGTAATCTGCAGAAACACACACCTTTAATCTGTAGCAAACTACGAATTATTCCACTGTATAACAGCAtgcaataatttaaattaaattcaGTGGTCTTCGCAACATAAATACAACAAATCATATAAGCCTGCTGTTGCTCTTTAATTTGAAAGGTCTAAGTGAGGTAGAAGCATTTaggataaaaaggagaaagaaaaggaattTAAAGCGGAAATTTGTGTAGGTAGCATACGGTTGGAGTTGTTTGATGACCTGAGACATTTAAAGGATAAAAAAATATGAACAGGGATAAGGAATCATGAAATAGGAAGAGTAATATTCTTGGACTCATTCAAATCCTGGAAACTTGCTCTAGGAGGATAAAGACAGCCTTGCATGTAAAGAAAATGAAACCGTTCATTCCATTCATCAATATCCAAATGTACAACATTCTTCACTTTATACTACAAACCAAtttcaacaagaaaaaaaaattaaacaaacaaataaaagaaGTGCATATTAGAATCACTGTGAATCATTTCCTTGCCTAAAAGTATTAATATGCAATCCTACATATTGCATGAAGCTTTCTTCCATGCTTAACAACACTTAACTGAAGAAACAAGCCATTTCATTGATCATGATCCTTAATTTTACCTCCTTTATAGTCAAGTAGAATCTGCCATCTCTGGTAGAATATTGATTAGAGATCATATTTTGGTGAAGCTCTGTTTGTATTAACTTCCTGATCAATTATTGTATTGCTTGAAGAGATAAAATCTGCACAATCGCAACATTGGCCCTAAACAACTACCATACTACGATGTTATGATAAAGATTATAGCATATGAAAGAAAGACCAAAAAGTGCTTGGCCGACTATAAAATAATGGAAATCTAATTACAGCTACATATGACCACAATATTGATTCATATGGATTCAGGTGAACTTTCTTTCTTTGAGCATAGTATGTGCATTGGAAGCATTCTCATCTCCATCAATCTTTGTAGATGCAAGTAGTTCCAGCACTGCCAAAGCATATAGCTTGTAACCTAAAGTGAACAATTCTTTTTACAGGATACCAAAAATTTATGGAACcaccatcaatagtttaaaatctcCAAAATGTTCGCATACTCTGCACAATCTACACTTCGTTTTTCCAAGTAGAGTATCATCCGATATAAGTTAGCATCTAATTTAAACGATAATTCAGAtttgcaaatatttttttttgtgtgaAATAGATAATCAAGAAAATCAAACAAAGAATAATGGCTGGCAAGTAAAAGTCAGCTATTCAGATCCAAATGTAATAGAAGactcttttctttctctcttacGAATATACCAATAAGAACAAGCAAACTCAGTCCCTCAAATCCACAATAAGATAAGAAAGGTACTTAGATCTGCTGTATATTTTGCAGTTCTTTCACACCTCAGGCAAATCGACGGCGAATTAAGAAGCGATCCAATTCAATTCAAACCCAATAACTAATTATATAAACTCGCATATGACGCATTTGTTCAATTGCAGCGTGTTTCATATAGTAAACCCTCAACATCTGGAGTGGCAACGAGAATCCAAGAAAAGCGGAACCAATTTGCCAATAAAAGACTACACAAGTACAGGAGAGCTCCAAGGCGTCACCTTTTTGTCAAGGAAAGCTCCCAGAGCTTGGCAGAGACCCACCGTGGTGGTCGACTTCCCTTCTCCGAGCGGCGTTGGACTGATCCCACCGACCACCACGTAGTACCCATCCTCCGATCCCTGTAGGTCGTCGAGCACCGACAACAGCACCTGAGGAGAACAGAAAGAACACTCGAGAAGACCCACATAACTCACCAACCCAAAAGAAGAAGACGACTAATCGAACAACAAGGATGGAGTCATTCGGGGGACCTTGGCTTTGTATTTGCCGTAGAGGTCGTAGTGCTTGGATCCGAGGTTGAGGTCCTCGGCGATGGCGGCGATGGGGAAGGGTTCGACGGAGTTGGCGATGTCAATGTCGGCCGGCACCGGTGAGACCACCTCCAACCGCCGAATCGTCTTGGAAGGACTCATATCTCGATCGCTTCTACTCCCTTCCACTACTCCACCGTCCTCGATGCGGACTTTTGGGCCAGAAGGACTATCTTATTGGATAATTCATTGGGTGATGTGAGGAGTTCAACCGTAGGATTACGATCAGACGGTGCGAGTGAGAGATATGGTGAAATGTGGCAGCAGATCAACGACGGTCGAGAAATCCCAAGAACAGAGAAATTTAGAGATAAATCATATGGCAAATTGACCCTCGTAAAAAAAAATGGGAATCTCAACGTAAAATGGGAATTAATAACTCGATCGTAGCCGTCAATGGAACACCATGTTATTTAAAGCGGCTGATCCCCCTTTCTCCTCTCCCTCCATTCCTCGTTTGTGGATAAGCAACACTTGACCGCCGTCGATTCTTCTCGATATATCCCTCGCCAACATGACGAGGAGCAGAGGCAGTCTGGAGCTTTTTGTTTCCTTCGATCGAAACAGCTCCGACCGGAGGTTTCAGGCTATCGATTCGTACAAAAGCGTCGCCTTTTTCCCTCCCAGCTCCAATCCCCGGCCAC of the Musa acuminata AAA Group cultivar baxijiao chromosome BXJ2-10, Cavendish_Baxijiao_AAA, whole genome shotgun sequence genome contains:
- the LOC135625512 gene encoding formate--tetrahydrofolate ligase, with the protein product MSPSKTIRRLEVVSPVPADIDIANSVEPFPIAAIAEDLNLGSKHYDLYGKYKAKVLLSVLDDLQGSEDGYYVVVGGISPTPLGEGKSTTTVGLCQALGAFLDKKVVTCLRQPSQGPTFGIKGGAAGGGYSQVIPMDEFNLHLTGDIHAITAANNLLAAAIDTRIFHEASQSDKALFNRLCPPNKEGKRTFANVMFRRLQKLGISKTNPDELTPDEVKRFVRLDIDPDSITWRRVMDVNDRFLRKITVGQGPEEKGMIRETGFDIAVASEIMAVLALTTSLAEMRERLGRMVIGNSNAGEPITADDLGVGGALTVLMKDAINPTLMQTLEGTPVLVHAGPFANIAHGNSSIVADKIALKLVGKGGFVVTEAGFGSDIGTEKFMNIKCRYSGLVPQCAIIVATIRALKMHGGGPEVVAGKPLDRAYITENVALVEAGCVNLSRHISNTKAYGVNVVVAINKFATDTDAEMNAVRTAALAAGAFDAVVCTHHAHGGKGAVDLGTAVQRACESQSQTLNFLYPLDIGIKEKIEAIAKSYGASGVEYSEQAEKQIKMYSKQGFSGLPICMAKTQYSFSHIPSQKGAPSGFVLPIRDVRASIGAGFIYPLVGTMSTMPGLPTRPCFFDIDIDIATGKVLGLS